One segment of Apus apus isolate bApuApu2 chromosome 1, bApuApu2.pri.cur, whole genome shotgun sequence DNA contains the following:
- the RPL21 gene encoding 60S ribosomal protein L21 has translation MTNTKGKRRGTRYMFSRPFRKHGVVPLATYMRIYKKGDIVDIKGMGTVQKGMPHKCYHGKTGRVYNVTQHAVGIIVNKQVKGKILAKRINVRIEHIKHSKSRDSFLQRVKENEKKKKEAKEKGIWVQLKRQPAPPREAHFVRTNGKDPELLEPIPYEFMA, from the exons ATGACGAACacaaagggaaagaggaggggGACACGTTATatgttctcaaggccctttcGCAAGCATG GAGTTGTCCCTCTGGCTACCTACATGCGCATCTACAAGAAGGGTGATATAGTTGATATCAAG GGTATGGGTACTGTTCAAAAAGGTATGCCCCACAAGTGTTACCATGGCAAGACTGGAAGAGTATATAATGTTACTCAGCACGCTGTGGGCATTATTGTTAACAAGCAGGTCAA GGGCAAGATTCTTGCCAAGAGAATTAATGTGCGTATTGAGCATATTAAGCATTCCAAGAGCAGAGACAGCTTTCTGCAGCGTGTGAAGGAgaatgaaaagaagaagaaagaagcaaaagaaaaaggcatttggGTTCAACTGAAACGAcag cCTGCTCCACCCAGAGAAGCACACTTTGTGAGAACTAATGGCAAGgatccagagctgctggagccaaTTCCCTATGAATTCATGGCGtaa